The Branchiostoma floridae strain S238N-H82 chromosome 8, Bfl_VNyyK, whole genome shotgun sequence genome has a segment encoding these proteins:
- the LOC118421214 gene encoding uncharacterized protein LOC118421214: MIVAGSTYWEGNHNDMEKLAMVSPDKELKEAGMAEEKGDQGLETGVCTTSISPPPPEPPAFSDDTCTASGLDLQGLEDDDMQDEEQLKMVAGLAAFQLESKIFSLVLPKSLIHPYISPRTIKDMENIINKFSSPESSDKLEGAAEKWEDLKVELDFTRSHDQVIQTLKSDYLHVHNPLKVMAKVHQRCSETEVRHALKARLPDRLRQTGEDILVMMGKLDLIPR; this comes from the exons ATGATTGTTGCCGGAAGTACGTACTGGGAGGGGAACCATAACGACATGGAGAAGCTTGCTATGGTGAGCCCGGACAAGGAACTGAAGGAAGCGGGCATGGCCGAAGAGAAAGGTGACCAGGGGCTCGAGACCGGGGTGTGCACGACATCGATctctccccctccccccgaaCCCCCCGCGTTCTCAGATGACACATGTACGGCCTCGGGGTTGGACTTACAAGGTTTGGAAGACGACGACATGCAAGACGAGGAGCAGCTCAAGATGGTAGCGGGGCTGGCCGCCTTCCAACTCGAGTCTAAGATATTCAGTCTGGTGCTGCCCAAGTCGCTGATCCACCCTTACATTTCACCGCGGACGATTAAAGACATGGAGAACATAATCAACAAGTTCAGTAGCCCGGAGAGCAGCGACAAGCTGGAAGGAGCGGCGGAGAAGTGGGAGGATTTGAAGGTAGAATTGGACTTCACGAGAAGTCACGATCAGGTCATACAGACGCTCAAGTCGGACTACTTACATGTCCACAACCCACTGAAGGTCATGGCTAAGGTACACCAAAG GTGTTCTGAAACAGAAGTGCGGCACGCGCTAAAGGCCAGGTTACCGGACCGGCTACGGCAAACCGGGGAGGACATTCTAGTCATGATGGGAAAATTAGACCTCATTCCGAGATGA
- the LOC118421215 gene encoding DPH3 homolog, which translates to MAVFHDEVEIEDFEYDEDEEKYYYPCPCGDRFEITKEDLMNGEDVATCPSCSLIVRVIYDLDDFMEGEEEVVLPPKKELEKV; encoded by the coding sequence ATGGCCGTCTTTCACGACGAGGTTGAGATAGAAGACTTTGAGTACGATGAGGACGAGGAGAAGTACTACTACCCATGTCCGTGTGGGGACAGGTTTGAGATCACTAAGGAGGACCTGATGAACGGAGAGGACGTGGCTACGTGCCCCAGCTGTTCTCTCATTGTTAGAGTTATCTACGACTTGGACGACTTCATGGAAGGGGAGGAAGAAGTTGTTCTACCACCCAAGAAAGAGCTGGAGAAAGTATGA
- the LOC118420663 gene encoding zinc finger protein 234-like: MEPGGTDAHMISDPPQDPEMEADKGRPYKCRFCDYAATQRTHLRCHERTHTGEKPYKCNLCGYAAAQKTNLNSHKRVHSGERPYKCKMCPYAAIQRSNLTSHYRAKHGVQKPTIYIEHGSPPRMRVEQQDGNALSDIADAHGIEQVQGFSNTGFSPYPNQGEHSPGFTMVRTPSLHMAVNGNHINVPASIGSYTARQSERTSSTASSCGQGEEIMDLTCIKKEEAVGVSEESQPLDNNKDEAALTHTSSS; the protein is encoded by the exons ATGGAGCCTGGAG GTACAGATGCACACATGATCTCAGATCCACCACAAGACCCTGAGATGGAGGCAGATAAAGGCCGACCCTACAAGTGTCGCTTCTGCGACTACGCCGCCACCCAGCGGACTCACCTGCGCTGCCATGAACGGACGCACACGGGAGAGAAGCCGTACAAGTGCAACCTGTGTGGGTACGCGGCGGCCCAGAAAACCAACCTGAACTCGCACAAGCGCGTGCACAGCGGGGAGCGCCCGTACAAGTGTAAGATGTGTCCGTACGCCGCCATACAACGGTCCAACCTCACCAGCCACTACAGGGCCAAACACGGCGTGCAGAAACCCACCATCTATATCGAGCACGGCAGCCCGCCAAGAATGCGGGTGGAACAACAAGACGGCAACGCACTCTCAGACATTGCTGATGCGCACGGTATAGAGCAAGTCCAGGGTTTTAGCAACACTGGGTTTTCACCATATCCCAACCAAGGTGAACACTCGCCAGGATTTACAATGGTTAGAACTCCCTCTCTTCACATGGCCGTGAATGGAAACCACATCAATGTACCTGCCAGCATTGGAAGCTACACAGCTAGGCAATCAGAGAGGACTTCTTCTACAGCCAGTTCATGTGGGCAGGGAGAGGAAATCATGGACTTAACCTGCATCAAAAAGGAGGAGGCTGTTGGTGTCTCAGAAGAATCTCAGCCACTGGATAACAACAAAGATGAGGCAGctctcacacacacatcttCAAGCTAG